A part of Gouania willdenowi chromosome 2, fGouWil2.1, whole genome shotgun sequence genomic DNA contains:
- the xirp2a gene encoding xin actin-binding repeat-containing protein 2 isoform X3, which yields MLKEVTLVHTSPVKKRTPENLSQTSSSTDPTMAAPQDDATLPAGGVSKPCPGRPEGIKATLSAEEQEAEPVSVKERLAMYQAAVSKKGSGTSAASAAMMEDAEACSLPGGLASVKRQFENQELTSSSTQSSITQYHYQQRSVQEISSSSEVTAKSSAREVIPTTNISRQEVIHDQRVHQNNVAASYGNHYNEPVMLFGGEDVPKVSTQALKQQYERTIEEAAPAKEMKVDVDLNQFQWAPINESTKTSTMTSYDSCSTVKTATASTMAYEDPDDFPPPPPNLLQENLSQQKAPASQNKSAVNREQYFKHKSMAELKRLYKHIHPELRKNLEEDFLSQLTEEQKAELERKEIKSEVQQACYMFENEGNGSSQCSSPDGEYVEWDEILKGEVQSMRWMFENKPLDTIKDDTPDENENKNIGQQEIIAGKDVQYTAWMFETQPIDALGTETTEVTEESQVQSDLAKGDVRTATWLFETQPLDCLNKIYLEDEQETDVVTAKDITGGDVKTARYLFETKHLDSFGKTETIDETHFLNLKSELEEIKGDVKTTTRMFETQPMCVIRGDSGEMLEITTIRREETEKGDVKTSRWMFETQPLDMISKDPAEVKLICGISMEDNILGGVNKGRWLFETKTLDTIKDEEWESSSRKEVVIGADVKRHCFVFETQPMDTLKDNTNARPLPSEEILGGDVRSTKHLFETVPMENLKELLEVGKLKKLVTSEEEKGDVRHQKWVFESQPLENIREEIKECARTVKIEALDKGDVSNCKERFESMDLSKCDGAQKIQVEGVTSGSVNTNKVLFESTPMYAMQDSSGHYHEVRTVRREEIVKGDVHSCRWMFETRPIDQFDESINKFQIIKGISKQEIESGDVKTAKWLFETQPLDGIKYFSDLEEEESKVKAGIEIEKGDVKTCRWLFETQPMDVLYEKTLKSESGIKEVEKGDVKTCTWLFETQTLDNIRDHSESETILKTCTVKQEDIQGKDVRLARFLFETENLENIVCEDSGSFRRVTEIDIQSGDVSRMKFIFENRSSDIMGSTSEETMQRLKTQQAEDIQRGDVVNCTWRFENQPIDAFHESTSEMREIRTVTDVQGGDVNKSRFIFETTLLDQIKDNSTESDISKLNSILRDEMEKGDVKNYTMMFETQPLYAIRDKEGHYHEVTTVTKEEIMRGDVVGARWLFETKPLDSIKDSEEVYLIKSVTEEGISKGDVTSARWRFETQPLDEITEEGKVLSKTVADVQGGDVKTNKQRFETDDMSQKFIRTVSVSEIQKGDVRSATWMFETRAIDEIHAEYDWMEKVTKEDVMKGDVKQSVWLFEKQPLDGFKESDGTEVVFKEEIPQGDVKTTTWLFETTPFHNFNESSVEKTEIIGKSIKDTLEELYTQKMLDSQGILIEADEIGDVRMAKYKLLNQEAPQIQKEDIIRGDLSNIMINLLNRREVTERGITIDMEERGNINSTVKQLLNQERGINFEKEEIIRGDIQEAMNNLLRNEGSSKSGILIQEDEKGDVRMTIYSLLNEGKRASTDKEDIIQGNVSKTLHRLLSNSGSEDSKKIKVGDTERGNVSFYSTCIESGALDYLKQLQCESDAVQEKVEKESIIGGDIVETKILLRKNQQQIGRTVAQDDIVPGDVHNTVKVFMMEPDVTYKNLEKQDIVKGDLSAALDSLTQAINKNVVIEKEEVVKGDIPLTLKSLEEAQHQAKEMEKPEVIKGDIRTALESLEKSAVTKTEATVEDLVPGDIKGTLKSLEEAKQAVKEVEKEEIIKGDIHTAMKSLHEASNEKKLYQHQVSEQGDVKATIQLLLEPLPSPRMQRRGSIEGDVKTSIKSLYDEHEMTELEREEVVKGDVQGTIKSLMQKKQYSNTKRLYPHKKVKAVENPSSGKQVELEFKSERAAVNSAPSVKNLTQSSDSQKHTQKHHESKSLKMQVISQEDHSAAVTKTENPSEEQKKKAPPPQKIQVPKPITVKSKQKNCVNLTDNKAADVIKEVQNTSQNNSSRVSSEVNTIKRVQTTVTENTVVHKQNVTVSEQVSTSQKQTEAKAVTQKQNIKSFKTDYHNPDTKGKGAIKKARPEIHFPPPPSSPPPPLESEIALPPPPSPVAECPTSPSSRPSIMRQDSDLLPPPPPPPLPMECIKSEAEFFPLPPPPQDFLPPPPCLQELSATPQPPPAKPVKPVSRPLFKVPKPPEAPKQPVQARPKWQKKQPDPPLSVEIASRQETTTTGQKEDVKVQAIKQDTTQHIIESTAVSQTKIPSIPVVKPVQTPNSELPKKVFVPPLKLPPPPDPSPAPKSRPYARKFKTPLMLAEERFRQQQQEKEEMDRSCVASPTSSPVNKHFSAATAEPPPTGTTEREMELTQIKTEETKSVSKVDSLIKDSPKKTIFKPSISVANKKLMADMDQKNVSTKHVSKNAIASTAQPTPKNVTISHSQHEATHSETQSCSSVVTSVKEHQQVIKKSSTRSTALTQSTVQDHVNIQSQAAVTDKTDEVKNISVPLKQEEKTIPSQPTKISKITPSFKVKTFKMPAKKKDKESVHSEQMEKRKIEVCAGQEQEKTATKILEVNKQPKNELTVQQEKRQMTPSMKEMEYQGKEGKEVMKETEVKLSPSVPVVMPKAAKTVSGLAHQAQGPVSFSLTQQSTKAQHIQRHEEVVVTESVMHQKQEAVQMHKQQTKQQAAEIRTQIKAGKSKIEPKVSLVKGAEKISHKEDTQVELTDIEKQSVLQKLLSKFKELEGTPSTLDSHAVKEIIIQVPDWVMASNEKKNLSEITKQQSKKKLKEMVIYVRNILQAKLSFLEKTLIVVEKEEKQELPAPPPVPPKPDKKVVSGVTAKISKISIGSSKTEKKVVKEKRSLQESKAHQDLSGGPDQRVASPLSRIRTPPPTFISIESRRVDSPLRVTPSPPPYRAFGTPPPPPRKSYTPTMSRATPSPTLSRSEKLIKLRDTTSMLARGITPSPELYEREGDRETPTERDAQRTVGVTEMGDSMMTVKDKKYFFEEAQRTEGSKMHNRKDPIDIPERLGPDTEEMSETVSIELLKEDLPKIDLSKLVNRFESPKPKVYSRKEPIVITERLGSDTEEVEAEPLIPRTEEFSTFNVKAIKDVFETGEHTSQAARELREQIERREPEPVHPVPAGHSETTVTEQFCNIDNFGNLTRETRSESRSEVHSQSSTRGNPPSYADVVRGMVPTVTVPPEASTEELLRNFQQSWAESQGVFQNLGFSVTEQRTSQILTHQQQTVVTENSNSRVRTVQGVPEEGLPHGVSDCRQTKLP from the exons ctGCAGGCGGCGTCAGTAAACCCTGCCCAGGACGTCCTGAGGGGATCAAGGCTACGCTGAGCGCTGAGGAGCAGGAGGCCGAGCCGGTGTCTGTGAAAGAACGACTGGCCATGTACCAGGCTGCTGTGTCCAAGAAGGGAAGCGGCACTTCCGCCGCTTCCGCTGCG ATGATGGAGGACGCTGAGGCGTGTTCACTGCCTGGTGGTTTGGCCAGTGTGAAACGGCAGTTTGAGAACCAGGAATTAACCTCTTCATCTACACAGTCCAGCATCACCCAGTACCATTACCAGCAGAGATCAGTCCAG GAAATTTCAAGCAGCTCTGAGGTGACAGCGAAAAGCAGTGCCAGGGAGGTTATCCCCACTACAAACATCTCTCGACAGGAG GTTATCCATGATCAAAGAGTCCACCAGAACAATGTGGCTGCCAGTTATGGGAACCATTACAATGAACCAG TTATGCTTTTTGGTGGAGAAGACGTACCAAAGGTTTCAACTCAGGCTTTGAAGCAGCAGTATGAGAGAACGATTGAGGAAGCCGCACCAGCCAAGGAAATGAAG GTTGATGTGGATTTAAACCAGTTTCAGTGGGCACCAATTAATGAGTCCACAAAAACGTCAACAATGACCAGCTATGACTCGTGCTCCACTGTTAAAACTGCCACCGCTTCAACAATGGCTTATGAGGATCCTGATGATTTCCCTCCGCCGCCCCCAAATCTGTTACAAGAGAACCTCTCCCAGCAAAAAGCACCAGCCTCCCAAAACAAGTCAGCTGTCAACAGAGAACAGTACTTTAAGCACAAGAGTATGGCTGAACTCAAGCGTCTGTACAAGCATATACACCCAGAGCTACGCAAAAATCTTGAAGAGGACTTCTTGAGCCAGCTAACCGAAGAACAAAAGGCAGAATTAGAAAGAAAGGAAATTAAGAGTGAAGTCCAGCAGGCGTGCtacatgtttgaaaatgaaGGCAATGGCTCCAGTCAGTGTTCCAGCCCAGATGGTGAGTACGTAGAGTGGGACGAGATCCTCAAGGGTGAAGTACAATCAATGCGATGGATGTTCGAAAACAAGCCCTTGGACACCATCAAAGATGACACCCCGGAtgaaaatgagaataaaaatatTGGCCAGCAGGAGATCATCGCTGGTAAAGATGTCCAGTACACTGCCTGGATGTTTGAGACTCAGCCGATAGATGCTTTGGGGACAGAGACCACTGAAGTAACGGAGGAGTCGCAGGTGCAGAGCGATCTTGCAAAAGGTGATGTCCGCACTGCAACGTGGCTTTTTGAAACACAGCCTCTGGATTGTCTAAATAAAATCTATCTCGAGGACGAGCAAGAGACAGATGTGGTCACAGCCAAAGACATCACCGGTGGTGATGTCAAAACTGCCAGGTACCTTTTTGAGACCAAGCATCTTGATTCTTTTGGAAAGACAGAAACTATTGACGAAACTCACTTTTTGAACCTAAAATCTGAGCTGGAAGAGATTAAGGGAGACGTGAAAACGACTACTCGAATGTTTGAGACACAGCCTATGTGTGTGATTAGGGGGGATTCTGGAGAGATGCTTGAAATCACAACCATTCGCAGAGAAGAGACAGAAAAAGGGGACGTAAAGACTTCTCGGTGGATGTTTGAAACCCAGCCTTTGGACATGATCAGTAAAGATCCTGCAGAAGTAAAGCTCATATGTGGTATATCTATGGAGGACAACATCCTTGGTGGTGTGAACAAAGGAAGGTGGCTCTTTGAGACAAAGACACTGGATACTATTAAGGATGAAGAATGGGAGAGTTCCAGTCGGAAAGAAGTTGTAATCGGTGCTGATGTCAAAAGGCACTGCTTTGTGTTTGAGACGCAGCCAATGGATACCCTGAAAGACAACACCAATGCTCGACCTTTACCCTCCGAGGAGATTTTGGGAGGTGACGTTAGGTCAACTAAACACCTGTTCGAAACAGTACCGATGGAAAACCTCAAAGAGCTGCTTGAAGTTGGAAAACTGAAGAAGCTGGTTACATCGGAAGAAGAAAAGGGTGATGTGAGGCATCAAAAGTGGGTCTTTGAAAGCCAACCACTTGAGAATATAAGAGAGGAAATAAAAGAGTGTGCAAGAACTGTAAAAATTGAAGCGCTTGACAAGGGAGATGTGTCTAACTGTAAAGAAAGGTTTGAAAGTATGGATTTGAGCAAATGTGATGGGGCTCAGAAAATTCAGGTTGAGGGCGTCACAAGTGGTTCTGTCAATACCAACAAAGTTCTTTTTGAGTCTACGCCCATGTATGCAATGCAAGACAGTTCAGGCCATTACCATGAAGTGAGGACTGTGAGACGTGAGGAAATTGTGAAAGGAGATGTGCATAGCTGCAGATGGATGTTCGAAACACGTCCCATTGATCAGTTTGACGAAAGCATCAACAAGTTTCAGATCATAAAAGGAATATCCAAACAGGAGATTGAATCAGGGGATGTCAAAACGGCAAAGTGGTTATTTGAAACCCAACCACTCGACGGCATTAAATATTTCAGTGATTTGGAAGAGGAGGAAAGTAAAGTTAAGGCAGGTATTGAAATCGAAAAAGGGGACGTGAAGACATGCAGGTGGCTGTTTGAGACTCAGCCGATGGATGTTTTATATGAAAAGACTTTAAAGAGTGAGTCTGGCATTAAAGAAGTAGAAAAAGGTGATGTGAAAACGTGCACCTGGCTTTTTGAAACCCAGACTCTTGACAACATTCGGGATCATTCAGAGTCTGAGACCATTCTGAAAACTTGCACTGTGAAGCAGGAGGACATTCAAGGGAAAGATGTGCGACTGGCTCGCTTTCTGTTTGAGACTGAAAACCTGGAAAACATTGTATGTGAGGATAGTGGATCATTCAGGAGGGTGACCGAAATTGACATCCAGTCGGGCGATGTTTCCAGGATGAAGTTCATCTTTGAGAATAGGTCCTCTGACATCATGGGTTCCACTTCAGAGGAAACAATGCAAAGGCTAAAGACTCAACAGGCTGAGGACATCCAGAGGGGAGACGTAGTCAACTGTACTTGGAGGTTTGAGAACCAGCCAATCGATGCCTTCCACGAGAGTACATCAGAGATGAGAGAAATTCGAACTGTGACAGATGTTCAGGGAGGGGATGTTAACAAAAGCCGTTTCATTTTTGAAACTACCCTGCTAGATCAAATCAAAGACAACTCAACTGAAAGTGATATTTCAAAGCTCAACAGTATATTAAGAGATGAAATGGAAAAAGGGGATGTGAAAAACTACACAATGATGTTTGAAACTCAGCCACTGTATGCCATCCGTGACAAGGAGGGCCATTATCATGAAGTAACCACAGTTACGAAAGAAGAAATCATGAGAGGAGATGTGGTGGGGGCCCGATGGCTGTTTGAGACAAAGCCACTGGATTCAATAAAAGATTCTGAGGAGGTCTATTTAATTAAATCTGTAACTGAAGAGGGCATCAGCAAAGGTGATGTTACCTCTGCTAGATGGAGGTTTGAAACCCAACCTCTGGATGAAATCACAGAGGAAGGTAAAGTCCTGTCCAAGACAGTTGCTGATGTCCAAGGAGGAGATGTAAAGACAAACAAGCAGCGGTTTGAAACTGATGACATGTCTCAGAAGTTTATTCGGACAGTCAGCGTGAGTGAAATCCAAAAAGGTGATGTCAGATCAGCCACGTGGATGTTTGAAACTCGTGCTATCGATGAGATCCATGCAGAGTACGATTGGATGGAGAAAGTGACAAAAGAGGATGTCATGAAAGGTGATgttaaacagtcagtgtggttATTTGAGAAGCAGCCCCTCGACGGTTTTAAAGAGAGCGATGGCACAGAGGTTGTTTTTAAGGAGGAGATACCACAAGGTGACGTGAAGACGACAACGTGGCTTTTTGAAACCACTCCATTTCACAATTTTAACGAGAGCTCAGtggaaaaaactgaaataatagGTAAAAGCATCAAAGATACTCTTGAAGAACTATACACTCAAAAAATGTTGGACTCACAGGGTATTCTTATTGAGGCTGATGAGATTGGTGATGTTCGCATGGCCAAGTATAAACTCCTAAATCAGGAGGCTCCTCAAATCCAAAAAGAAGACATTATTCGAGGAGATCTGAGCAACATCATGATTAACCTTCTAAACCGCAGAGAGGTCACTGAGAGAGGCATTACTATTGACATGGAGGAACGAGGAAACATCAACAGCACAGTGAAGCAGCTTCTCAACCAGGAGAGGGGAATCaattttgaaaaagaagaaattatCCGTGGTGACATTCAAGAGGCTATGAACAACCTGCTGAGGAACGAAGGCTCATCTAAGAGTGGCATTCTGATTCAAGAAGATGAAAAAGGAGATGTGAGAATGACTATTTACTCCCTCTTGAATGAAGGCAAAAGAGCAAGCACTGACAAAGAGGATATCATACAAGGAAACGTCAGCAAAACTCTTCATCGTCTTCTCTCCAACTCAGGAAGTGAAGACTCAAAAAAGATAAAGGTCGGTGACACTGAAAGGGGCAACGTTAGTTTCTACTCAACGTGTATTGAATCAGGAGCGTTGGATTACCTTAAACAGCTCCAGTGTGAGTCTGATGCAGTCCAGGAGAAGGTGGAAAAGGAGAGCATCATTGGGGGTGATATTGTAGAGACTAAGATTCTTCTGCGGAAAAATCAGCAGCAGATTGGTCGTACGGTGGCACAGGATGATATTGTACCTGGAGATGTTCACAATACTGTTAAAGTGTTTATGATGGAACCCGATGTCACCTACAAAAATCTGGAGAAACAGGACATTGTGAAAGGTGATCTGAGTGCAGCCCTGGATTCACTGACCCAAGCTATCAATAAAAATGTAGTAATAGAGAAGGAAGAGGTGGTAAAAGGAGATATACCATTAACCCTTAAGTCTTTGGAGGAGGCCCAGCATCAGGCAAAAGAAATGGAAAAACCAGAGGTCATCAAAGGAGACATCAGAACTGCTCTTGAGTCCCTGGAGAAATCTGCAGTCACCAAAACTGAAGCAACTGTAGAAGATTTGGTTCCAGGTGACATTAAAGGTACCCTGAAATCTCTGGAGGAGGCAAAGCAAGCTGTGAAAGAAGTGGAAAAGGAGGAAATCATCAAAGGAGATATACACACAGCCATGAAAAGTTTACATGAGGCGTCAAATGAGAAAAAGCTGTATCAGCATCAAGTGAGTGAGCAGGGGGATGTGAAAGCCACAATTCAGCTTCTGCTAGAGCCTTTACCTTCCCCACGAATGCAGCGCAGAGGTAGTATTGAAGGAGATGTGAAAACCTCCATTAAGTCGCTGTATGATGAGCATGAGATGACGGAGCTGGAAAGAGAAGAAGTGGTGAAAGGAGATGTTCAAGGCACGATTAAAAGTCTAATGCAGAAGAAACAGTATTCAAACACTAAACGCTTGTATCCGCACAAGAAAGTGAAAGCAGTGGAAAATCCATCAAGTGGGAAACAAGTGGAGCTTGAATTTAAAAGTGAGAGAGCAGCAGTCAATTCAGCCCCCTCTGTGAAAAACCTCACTCAGAGCAGcgactcacagaaacacacacagaagcacCACGAGAGTAAATCATTGAAAATGCAGGTAATATCACAAGAAGATCACTCTGCTGCTGttaccaaaacagaaaacccaAGTGAAGAGCAGAAAAAGAAAGCACCACCGCCGCAGAAGATACAAGTACCAAAGCCTATTACAGTGAAGAGCAAACAGAAAAATTGTGTTAATCTAACAGATAACAaagctgctgatgtgataaaagaGGTGCAAAACACATCACAAAATAATTCCAGTAGAGTATCAAGTGAAGTGAATACCATTAAACGAGTGCAGACCACAGTGACAGAGAACACAGTTGTACACAAGCAAAATGTGACTGTTTCTGAGCAAGTGTCGACTtctcaaaaacaaacagaggCTAAAGCTGTCACGCAAAAACAGAACATAAAAAGCTTCAAGACTGATTACCATAACCCTGACACTAAGGGGAAAGGTGCGATCAAAAAGGCAAGGCCAGAGATTCACTTCCCTCCACCCCCTTCCTCACCACCTCCGCCCTTAGAGTCTGAAATCGCCCTCCCTCCGCCACCTTCCCCTGTGGCAGAATGTCCCACATCCCCATCATCACGGCCTTCAATAATGAGGCAAGACAGTGACCTTCtgccaccacctccaccacccCCACTCCCAATGGAGTGCATCAAATCAGAGGCTGAGTTTTTCCCCCTTCCACCGCCACCACAGGACTTTCTTCCTCCACCTCCCTGCCTACAGGAGCTCAGTGCCACACCTCAGCCTCCCCCTGCAAAACCAGTTAAGCCGGTGAGCAGGCCCCTGTTTAAAGTCCCCAAACCACCAGAGGCACCAAAGCAACCTGTGCAAGCCCGACCcaagtggcagaaaaaacaaCCAGATCCACCACTGTCAGTTGAGATAGCTTCTCGTCAAGAAACTACTACAACAGGTCAGAAAGAAGACGTCAAAGTTCAAGCCATAAAACAGGACACAACCCAACACATCATTGAATCCACAGCTGTTTCTCAGACCAAAATTCCAAGCATCCCAGTTGTGAAACCAGTGCAAACACCAAACTCAGAGCTGccaaaaaaagtatttgtcCCCCCTCTTAAATTGCCGCCACCTCCAGATCCTTCCCCAGCCCCAAAATCAAGACCTTACGCTCGCAAATTTAAAACTCCACTCATGCTGGCAGAGGAAAGGTTCCGCCAACAACAACAGGAGAAAGAGGAAATGGACAGAAGTTGTGTCGCAAGTCCCACTTCTTCACCAGTTAATAAGCACTTCTCTGCTGCTACAGCTGAACCTCCTCCTACAGGGACTACTGAGAGAGAAATGGAACTGACCCAAATAAAGACAGAAGAAACTAAGAGTGTATCTAAGGTGGACTCGTTAATAAAAGATTCGCCAAAGAAAACCATTTTTAAACCCTCAATCTCAGTCGCTAATAAGAAGCTGATGGCTGATATGGatcaaaaaaatgtttccacCAAGCATGTCTCCAAAAATGCCATTGCCTCAACAGCTCAACCTACTCCAAAAAATGTAACTATATCTCATTCTCAACACGAGGCCACACACAGTGAAACCCAGTCATGCTCTAGTGTGGTCACGTCTGTCAAGGAGCACCAGCAGGTTATTAAGAAATCCAGCACCAGATCCACCGCTCTTACACAAAGCACTGTCCAGGATCATGTAAACATTCAAAGTCAAGCCGCAGTCACAGATAAAACAGATGAGGTAAAGAATATCAGTGTGCCTCTGAAACAAGAAGAGAAAACAATTCCTTCTCAACccacaaaaatatccaaaattacTCCAAGTTTTAAGGTGAAAACCTTCAAGATGCCAGCCAAGAAGAAAGACAAAGAAAGTGTCCATTCGGAGCagatggaaaaaaggaaaattgaaGTATGTGCAGGGCAAGAGCAGGAAAAAACTGCCACAAAGATTTTGGAAGTGAATAAGCAGCCAAAGAATGAACTAACTGTACAGCAGGAGAAACGTCAGATGACACCATCAATGAAAGAAATGGAGTATCAAGGGAAGGAGGGAAAGGAGGTGATGAAAGAGACTGAGGTTAAGCTGTCACCATCAGTTCCTGTTGTTATGCCTAAGGCGGCTAAGACCGTGTCTGGGTTGGCTCATCAAGCACAAGGTCCTGTATCTTTCTCCCTCACTCAGCAGAGCACAAAGGCACAGCACATTCAAAGACATGAAGAAGTGGTGGTCACCGAGAGTGTGATGCATCAGAAACAAGAGGCTGTCCAGATGCACAAACAGCAAACAAAGCAGCAAGCAGCCGAGATTAGGACTCAGATCAAGGCAGGGAAGTCCAAAATAGAGCCAAAAGTCTCACTGGTGAAAGGCGCTGAGAAAATATCCCACAAAGAGGATACCCAAGTGGAGCTCACAGATATAGAAAAACAAAGTGTCCTGCAAAAACTGCTGTCCAAATTTAAAGAACTGGAGGGTACACCAAGCACATTAGACTCTCATGCTGTGAAGGAGATTATAATTCAAGTTCCTGACTGGGTAATGGCCTCcaatgaaaaaaagaatttaagtgagattacaaaacaacaaagcaagaaaaaattaaaagagaTGGTGATCTATGTTCGAAATATTCTTCAAGCCAAGCTCAGCTTTTTAGAAAAAACCTTAATTGTCGtggagaaagaagaaaaacaagagcTACCAGCACCACCACCCGTACCCCCCAAACCAGACAAGAAAGTCGTCAGTGGAGTAACTGCAAAGATATCAAAGATTAGCATCGGCTCGAGCAAAACTGAAAAGAAAGTAGTGAAGGAGAAAAGGTCTCTGCAGGAGAGTAAGGCACATCAAGACCTGAGTGGAGGACCTGATCAGAGAGTGGCCTCTCCTTTGTCACGCATCCGCACACCACCCCCTACTTTCATCAGCATCGAATCAAGGAGAGTAGACTCGCCACTTAGGGTCACCCCTTCTCCTCCCCCCTATAGGGCATTTGGTACACCGCCTCCGCCCCCTCGCAAATCCTACACACCCACTATGAGTAGGGCCACCCCTTCACCCACCCTTTCCCGTTCAGAGAAGCTGATAAAGCTACGTGACACCACCTCAATGCTTGCTCGTGGAATCACTCCGTCACCAGAGCTTTACGAACGAGAAGGTGACAGGGAGACTCCCACAGAAAGGGATGCACAGCGAACGGTTGGCGTAACGGAAATGGGGGactccatgatgacagtgaaggacaaaaagtatttttttgagGAGGCGCAGAGAACTGAGGGAAGCAAAATGCACAACCGAAAAGATCCAATCGATATCCCTGAACGTTTGGGACCCGATACTGAGGAGATGTCAGAAACTGTATCAATTGAGCTTTTGAAAGAAGACCTCCCAAAAATAGATTTATCCAAACTTGTAAACCGATTTGAATCCCCAAAACCAAAGGTTTACTCTAGAAAGGAACCGATTGTGATCACAGAGAGGCTCGGGAGTGACACGGAGGAAGTTGAGGCAGAGCCACTAATACCAAGAACTGAGGAATTCTCGACTTTTAATGTTAAAGCAATTAAGGATGTGTTCGAGACAGGAGAGCACACTTCTCAAGCCGCCCGAGAGCTGAGAGAGCAGATAGAAAGAAGAGAACCTGAACCAGTCCACCCAGTGCCAGCAGGTCACTCCGAAACAACAGTAACTGAGCAATTTTGCAACATTGACAACTTCGGAAACCTCACAAGAGAGACGAGGAGCGAGTCGAGGAGTGAGGTGCACTCACAGAGCTCCACCAGGGGTAACCCGCCTTCATACGCAGATGTGGTGAGAGGCATGGTTCCCACCGTCACTGTTCCTCCTGAGGCCTCCACCGAAGAGCTGCTGAGAAACTTTCAGCAGTCGTGGGCCGAGAGTCAGGGAGTTTTCCAGAACCTAGGTTTCAGTGTGACGGAGCAGAGGACCTCACAGATCTTGACTCATCAACAACAGACTGTTGTGACGG AAAATTCGAATTCCAGAGTCCGAACTGTGCAAGGTGTGCCGGAGGAGGGTCTACCCCATGGAGTCTCTGATTGCAGACAAACAAAACTTCCATAA